In Bythopirellula goksoeyrii, a single window of DNA contains:
- a CDS encoding type II toxin-antitoxin system RelE/ParE family toxin — MIVTSEVFAALDAHIEYIATEKQAPLNAQRWLSKAWAKLQTLKSYPHRCPPAPENEQFEYTVRMLVIDSCLFTFTVDEENRVVRVFGFRHGSRQ, encoded by the coding sequence TTGATTGTTACTTCAGAGGTGTTTGCTGCTTTGGATGCCCACATCGAGTATATTGCCACTGAAAAGCAAGCACCTCTCAATGCTCAGCGATGGCTATCCAAAGCTTGGGCAAAACTGCAAACACTGAAATCATATCCCCATCGCTGTCCACCCGCACCCGAAAACGAACAGTTCGAATACACGGTGAGAATGCTGGTGATTGATAGTTGCCTATTCACTTTCACCGTCGATGAGGAGAATAGGGTGGTTCGAGTATTTGGTTTTCGACACGGTAGCCGACAATGA
- a CDS encoding AAA family ATPase has product MHTWGLESSPFSVGSCEPVFFAGLPQQEALARLRFLVHNSRRLGLVLGQSGGGKSLLLELFGQECLNENWSVVRLNLLGMSVRDLHWQLAVGLRAAPRTSDEPLRLARRWQEQLQQHQLQDERTVLLLDDVDQAGADALTQLTRLIQIPPAQVGNLTIVLTANTTETHRLSKRLVDLVDLRIELEPWEEADTVGYLQEALVAAGAEQPIFDERALAEIHRLSGGVPRQVNRLADFALVAGADLKLIDQSTIVDVHASLTDRAGCLS; this is encoded by the coding sequence ATGCACACCTGGGGATTAGAAAGCTCGCCCTTTTCAGTCGGTAGTTGTGAGCCGGTGTTTTTCGCGGGTTTGCCACAGCAGGAGGCACTCGCGCGGTTGCGGTTCTTGGTTCACAACTCTCGGCGGCTGGGATTGGTGCTCGGCCAGTCGGGTGGGGGTAAATCGCTACTGCTAGAACTTTTCGGTCAGGAGTGCCTTAATGAAAACTGGTCCGTCGTACGATTGAATCTGCTGGGGATGTCGGTTCGTGACCTCCATTGGCAATTGGCAGTCGGATTGCGTGCCGCACCAAGAACAAGCGATGAACCTCTGCGATTGGCGCGACGGTGGCAGGAACAGCTTCAGCAGCATCAGTTGCAAGATGAACGCACCGTGTTGCTCTTGGACGATGTGGATCAGGCAGGCGCGGACGCGCTGACGCAACTGACTCGGCTGATCCAAATTCCGCCGGCGCAAGTGGGCAACCTGACGATTGTGTTGACTGCGAACACCACCGAGACACACCGGCTGAGCAAGCGATTGGTGGATTTGGTCGACTTGCGGATCGAACTGGAACCGTGGGAAGAAGCGGATACGGTTGGCTATCTGCAAGAGGCCCTGGTGGCGGCGGGTGCCGAACAACCTATCTTTGACGAACGAGCTCTTGCCGAGATACATCGCCTCTCGGGTGGGGTGCCCCGACAAGTAAATCGCCTGGCAGATTTTGCGCTCGTGGCGGGTGCCGACCTGAAGCTAATTGATCAGTCAACGATCGTCGATGTCCACGCCTCGCTTACAGATCGGGCTGGCTGTCTGAGTTGA
- a CDS encoding RsmE family RNA methyltransferase has product MKDRYFSETPLSGESVTLQGSEAHHLLHVMRAEPGLEVVVFDGLGGEWSAEIACLGRAEVELTLQEHAAIERENSAEISLAVPLPKGDRQRWLIEKCVELGVTHLIPLTTARSTKNSAEASAKLTRYVIEASKQCGRNRLMQIEQPQSWSTLAACGLAPLRVLAHPNGAPLSEIETGDSVLLAVGPEGGFTDTEISLAVESNWQVVSLGERILRIETAALAMVSQWVLR; this is encoded by the coding sequence ATGAAAGATCGCTACTTTTCTGAAACGCCCCTATCCGGTGAATCGGTAACTTTGCAAGGCAGCGAGGCCCATCACCTGCTGCATGTGATGCGGGCCGAACCTGGGCTAGAAGTCGTGGTCTTCGATGGCCTGGGAGGAGAATGGTCGGCTGAGATCGCATGCCTGGGTCGTGCAGAAGTCGAATTGACTTTGCAAGAACACGCGGCAATCGAGCGGGAGAACTCTGCCGAGATTTCGCTAGCCGTGCCGCTGCCCAAAGGAGACCGCCAACGGTGGCTCATCGAAAAGTGCGTCGAATTGGGAGTCACCCACCTTATCCCGCTCACCACCGCGCGAAGCACCAAGAACTCTGCCGAGGCATCGGCAAAACTGACCCGCTATGTGATCGAAGCCAGCAAACAATGCGGCCGCAACCGCCTCATGCAGATCGAGCAGCCCCAATCTTGGTCCACCCTAGCCGCTTGCGGCTTAGCGCCGCTGCGCGTACTAGCCCATCCCAACGGAGCCCCTCTATCCGAAATCGAAACCGGCGACTCCGTCCTCCTGGCCGTCGGCCCCGAAGGAGGTTTTACGGACACTGAAATCTCTTTGGCAGTAGAAAGCAATTGGCAAGTGGTGAGTTTGGGTGAGCGGATCCTGCGCATAGAAACGGCAGCGCTGGCGATGGTGTCGCAGTGGGTGCTTCGGTAA
- a CDS encoding M56 family metallopeptidase — MNALLQGQGWHIVGWTMVYFLAAGTVVILVGAALRFALRTASPTLRYTTSLTVFAVLALLPIAIVGSLASRVVPDHGPYSASKLAQLPVRVELKATASGTVTEQALLPEVMPFPSAESNLTPPVQTRDEIASLLTGAVEYLPWVWIVGTPLTFLLLASGLVGAERLRKTSRPLDAGPIIATCESLRKALQVGRQVRVAVCERVATPLLVGIVRPLILLPPAALTGWSPAELEMVLLHELAHVRRWDNLVNLAQRVVESLLFFHPAVWIASRWVRHDREDCCDAVVVAFTAKPQAYAELLLALASHGGLATSVAMSQHPVAHRIRRILNLEDEPMLVSRKTLVAVATGFLSLVLTIVLISPHSTDAEEPGVRAPETKASRERQRPEEEEVATEDNESTKEKSKLQEFSFSKTTQIEEIQSFVEFLKSKQGLEVSIRKNKDGTISVLGKALIEPTAHQVHFPSIEEQRAADVAYKLLHLELEKLSEEDLKRVQAMGYQGGMRIDSTYQVGSLNTGDLLVGLHVWPTESLNQVNEILNRDDIDQLSPLKFYVIRKKMVDNSKIGSLPLGPDQLVTGRVPVDLTEWKRLRSAIAKNTYSPHLIQTLHQQHRLDQQRLQNEIAKVQSQLQEANNQNKRSALEERVAALQAELARLAERQEAMKQQDHWKEPPALPQQPPQPPDVPIPPEDKSKESSEKGSALLYDGKTFDQWKRILMTELNEENRIECIKALAAFGASGMGKEAAMVIFDLADQYDFTETQSGKVVKLQNAIYSALTGSVDVGRTIPAEFWLDLLIQRLASNPDQWNRFAQIVLRDVKTQDPATKTKLRSLAKDENYAPKLRAAAVSSLIRTKNQLDDEQIQLLIFDALSAQEPELTSAILWHNLDQLLISNHLIEVQKLLFSGDREMREEVLKALNRMKYPQSAVRLLKPLLTLLDDPQQSADHLTALAAIFEISELIMLRPEAQAQAKESLFKILLEGDPDKLPAVIRTINRITNGTAQTEVLQRLMEINPDGAAGANADVEEARAYRFPHELKVERFASPQAIQNRSPDKKPAKARISPPWVTRKIEKVVQRVGLRTAEILLRTIGTRSHFGLGSTLEDDNTSSSADDIG, encoded by the coding sequence ATGAATGCACTCTTGCAGGGACAGGGATGGCACATTGTCGGTTGGACCATGGTTTACTTTCTGGCGGCAGGAACAGTCGTCATACTTGTTGGTGCGGCTCTCCGTTTCGCACTGCGCACGGCAAGCCCGACATTACGCTACACCACCTCGCTTACCGTCTTCGCGGTGCTGGCACTCCTGCCCATTGCAATCGTAGGCTCGCTTGCGAGCCGGGTCGTTCCCGACCACGGTCCGTACAGCGCCTCCAAACTTGCTCAACTCCCCGTTCGAGTCGAACTCAAAGCAACAGCCTCCGGTACTGTAACGGAACAAGCTCTGCTCCCGGAGGTCATGCCGTTTCCCTCTGCGGAATCGAATCTTACTCCACCCGTGCAAACTCGCGACGAGATCGCATCGCTGCTAACGGGAGCGGTGGAATATCTGCCGTGGGTGTGGATCGTGGGAACGCCGCTGACGTTTTTGCTGTTGGCTAGCGGGTTGGTGGGCGCCGAGCGGTTGCGAAAAACGAGCCGGCCGCTCGATGCGGGGCCGATAATCGCGACCTGTGAATCACTACGAAAGGCTCTCCAGGTTGGTCGCCAAGTGAGGGTGGCTGTCTGTGAGCGGGTAGCCACGCCGCTGTTGGTGGGCATCGTGCGGCCGCTGATCTTGCTGCCCCCGGCGGCGCTGACGGGTTGGTCGCCAGCAGAACTGGAGATGGTCTTGCTGCATGAATTGGCACACGTGCGGCGCTGGGACAATTTGGTAAATCTCGCCCAGCGCGTGGTCGAGTCGCTACTGTTCTTTCACCCAGCAGTATGGATCGCTAGCCGTTGGGTCCGCCATGATCGTGAAGATTGTTGCGACGCCGTGGTGGTTGCCTTTACGGCGAAGCCGCAAGCATATGCGGAGTTATTGCTAGCCCTCGCTTCTCATGGCGGCTTGGCGACTTCAGTCGCCATGAGTCAACACCCAGTCGCTCACAGAATCCGCAGGATTCTCAATCTGGAGGACGAACCGATGTTAGTCTCACGCAAAACCCTTGTCGCAGTCGCCACAGGCTTTCTGTCCCTGGTCCTCACGATTGTTCTGATAAGCCCTCACTCAACCGACGCGGAAGAACCCGGTGTGAGAGCACCGGAAACCAAGGCGAGCCGCGAGCGTCAGCGACCGGAGGAGGAAGAGGTTGCTACTGAGGACAATGAGAGCACGAAGGAGAAATCAAAGCTTCAAGAATTCTCTTTTAGCAAGACGACTCAGATAGAAGAAATCCAGTCATTCGTTGAATTTTTGAAGTCGAAACAAGGATTAGAGGTGTCCATTCGAAAAAACAAGGATGGCACGATTTCCGTTCTCGGCAAGGCGCTGATCGAACCAACTGCTCATCAGGTTCATTTTCCATCCATAGAAGAACAGCGCGCGGCAGATGTGGCATATAAGCTTCTTCACTTGGAACTGGAGAAACTCAGCGAGGAAGACCTCAAGCGGGTTCAAGCCATGGGATACCAAGGCGGGATGCGAATCGATTCTACGTATCAGGTGGGTTCCCTGAATACGGGAGATCTGTTGGTTGGACTTCACGTCTGGCCCACCGAGTCGCTCAATCAAGTGAATGAGATACTCAATCGCGACGATATCGATCAGCTTTCGCCACTGAAGTTTTATGTGATTCGGAAAAAAATGGTGGATAATAGCAAAATTGGATCACTCCCACTGGGCCCGGATCAGCTAGTCACCGGCCGAGTACCGGTTGATCTTACGGAGTGGAAGAGGTTGCGTTCAGCAATAGCAAAGAATACTTACTCTCCCCATCTAATCCAAACACTTCATCAACAACATCGGTTAGATCAACAAAGATTGCAGAACGAAATTGCCAAAGTTCAATCGCAATTACAGGAAGCAAACAATCAAAACAAGCGGTCGGCACTGGAAGAGAGAGTTGCAGCCCTTCAAGCTGAGCTGGCAAGACTAGCCGAGCGACAAGAAGCCATGAAACAGCAGGATCATTGGAAGGAACCACCAGCTCTGCCACAGCAACCACCACAACCACCGGATGTACCTATTCCGCCCGAGGATAAATCGAAGGAATCCTCCGAGAAAGGCTCAGCACTACTCTACGACGGCAAGACGTTTGACCAGTGGAAAAGGATACTAATGACGGAACTCAACGAAGAGAACCGAATCGAATGTATCAAGGCCCTGGCTGCTTTTGGTGCTTCTGGAATGGGTAAGGAGGCCGCGATGGTGATTTTCGATTTGGCAGATCAATACGATTTTACTGAGACGCAAAGTGGCAAAGTAGTCAAACTGCAAAATGCCATTTATTCAGCACTGACAGGTTCGGTCGATGTGGGCAGAACCATTCCCGCTGAATTCTGGCTGGACCTGCTGATCCAGCGATTAGCCTCTAATCCAGATCAGTGGAATAGATTTGCTCAAATTGTGCTGCGAGATGTCAAGACGCAAGATCCAGCAACAAAAACCAAACTACGAAGTCTCGCAAAGGACGAAAACTATGCACCAAAATTGAGGGCTGCGGCGGTGTCATCGCTAATCCGCACTAAAAATCAACTAGATGACGAACAGATTCAGTTGCTCATCTTTGACGCTTTGAGTGCTCAGGAGCCCGAATTGACATCGGCAATTCTCTGGCACAATCTCGACCAACTACTAATAAGCAACCACTTAATCGAAGTACAGAAACTACTGTTTAGTGGTGACCGTGAAATGCGAGAGGAAGTATTGAAGGCACTCAATAGGATGAAATATCCACAGTCTGCTGTTAGATTGCTCAAACCCTTGCTGACTCTACTTGATGACCCGCAACAAAGTGCTGATCATTTGACGGCACTTGCAGCTATATTCGAAATATCCGAGCTGATTATGCTCAGGCCCGAAGCCCAAGCTCAGGCTAAAGAAAGCTTATTTAAGATTCTTCTCGAAGGAGATCCTGATAAACTTCCCGCAGTTATTCGAACCATCAATCGCATTACGAATGGAACCGCGCAAACCGAAGTTCTACAGAGACTCATGGAAATCAACCCTGATGGTGCCGCAGGTGCGAATGCTGATGTGGAAGAGGCGAGAGCATATCGATTCCCGCATGAATTGAAAGTTGAAAGATTTGCAAGTCCGCAAGCAATTCAGAACCGCAGCCCAGATAAGAAACCAGCGAAAGCGAGGATTTCGCCACCCTGGGTTACGAGGAAGATAGAAAAAGTCGTCCAAAGAGTGGGTTTGCGTACCGCCGAAATATTGCTGAGGACGATAGGAACACGGTCCCATTTCGGCCTCGGCAGCACGCTTGAAGACGATAATACTTCCAGTTCGGCCGATGACATAGGTTGA
- a CDS encoding BlaI/MecI/CopY family transcriptional regulator — translation MPRPATPHPTDGELEILRILWAEGPSSLSTLCEQLRTEREVATTTVATMLRVMLDKKLVKRTGAARGALWSAAVSQQNTARGMVRKLVHGVFDGSAERLAAHLVEGGQLSAKQLAELRTLIDAQSKRKVSS, via the coding sequence ATGCCACGCCCCGCAACTCCTCACCCTACCGACGGCGAACTCGAAATCCTACGGATTCTCTGGGCCGAGGGTCCTTCGTCGCTCAGCACGCTTTGCGAACAACTTCGCACCGAGCGCGAGGTAGCCACCACCACCGTTGCCACCATGCTCCGTGTGATGCTCGACAAGAAACTGGTCAAACGAACGGGAGCAGCGCGCGGGGCGCTCTGGTCGGCGGCAGTCAGCCAACAGAACACGGCCCGCGGAATGGTCCGCAAGTTGGTCCATGGAGTGTTCGATGGTTCGGCAGAGCGGCTAGCTGCACACCTCGTCGAAGGGGGGCAACTATCGGCCAAGCAACTTGCCGAGCTCCGCACACTCATCGACGCACAATCCAAGCGAAAGGTCTCATCATGA
- a CDS encoding 3-hydroxyacyl-CoA dehydrogenase NAD-binding domain-containing protein translates to MSDPSILALDYPADDVAVITINDPTKKVNILSRAVLAELAGLLDELESRSGVAGLIFQSTKPGNFIAGANLEEFVASIDKPKEEIVELSREGHQLFGRLSQCSFVTVAAIGGLCIGGGAELAAWCDRRIMANDDKAKFGFPEVKLGLFPGWGGTARTPRIVGLSNALELVTGGENIDTAAAEAMGLAIAAPADRLLEEAIALVRSEHETKEYLADRERWSGPISISDTELAFLGASASAFIQGKTKGHYPAPMAALEVMLNAAGVDLETACQMEAEGFAELFGSPENRALLNVFFLQDHNKKVSGPPDSEAREIQTAAVVGAGVMGQGIAAANVKRRIPVTLGDTSAEAIARGVQGVITEVSYNKETKKPDAQRALDFLPLLNGTENDAEVAQADIVIEAIYENAEAKRALYAKLEPQLGEQAILCSNTSTIPITELAHGLEHPERFCGLHFFNPVRQMPLVEVIRGKQTSGDTIATAVAYAKVIGKSPIVVQDGPGFLVNRVLLPYMNEALLLLESGASIKAVDKAAKSFGMPMGPIELYDTVGLDIALHAGKVMHEAFPDRVVPSKILPAMVEAGRIGKKADKGFFDYMTDSKGRTKSQPSPEAAAIIEKVSAGECADDLTDRLFLPMLLEATRVVEDGIVTDVRDVDLGLIYGIGFPPFKGGLFFWADTLGAAAIVEKLESFQPLGERYAPTKMLLEHADKGKAFYPKL, encoded by the coding sequence ATGTCCGATCCATCAATTCTCGCGCTCGACTATCCTGCCGATGATGTGGCAGTGATCACGATCAATGATCCTACTAAGAAAGTGAATATCTTGTCGCGAGCGGTGTTGGCCGAGTTGGCAGGACTGCTTGATGAATTGGAATCGCGCTCGGGCGTCGCGGGATTGATATTTCAATCAACCAAGCCAGGCAACTTCATCGCGGGAGCCAATCTGGAAGAATTCGTTGCGAGCATCGACAAACCAAAAGAAGAAATCGTCGAGCTTTCTCGTGAGGGGCACCAGCTGTTTGGACGTTTGTCGCAATGTTCATTCGTCACCGTTGCCGCGATTGGCGGACTCTGCATTGGGGGTGGGGCGGAACTGGCTGCGTGGTGCGATCGACGCATCATGGCCAATGACGACAAAGCGAAATTCGGTTTTCCCGAAGTGAAACTGGGACTGTTCCCTGGCTGGGGCGGAACGGCCCGAACGCCTCGGATTGTGGGACTCTCTAATGCCCTGGAGTTGGTCACCGGTGGCGAGAATATCGACACGGCCGCAGCCGAAGCGATGGGGCTAGCCATCGCAGCACCGGCCGATCGTTTGTTGGAAGAGGCCATCGCGCTGGTGCGAAGCGAACACGAGACGAAAGAGTACCTTGCCGATCGTGAGCGCTGGTCTGGTCCGATCTCGATCAGCGACACGGAGCTAGCGTTTCTCGGTGCCAGTGCGAGCGCGTTTATCCAGGGGAAGACCAAGGGTCATTATCCGGCCCCCATGGCAGCGCTGGAGGTCATGCTCAATGCGGCAGGAGTTGATCTGGAAACCGCTTGCCAGATGGAGGCCGAGGGGTTCGCGGAATTGTTTGGTTCGCCAGAGAATCGGGCACTTCTGAACGTGTTTTTCTTGCAAGATCACAATAAAAAGGTCAGCGGGCCGCCGGACTCGGAAGCCCGCGAGATTCAAACCGCCGCCGTGGTTGGAGCTGGTGTGATGGGGCAGGGGATTGCCGCCGCCAACGTCAAACGCCGCATTCCGGTCACCTTGGGCGACACGTCCGCCGAGGCCATCGCCCGCGGGGTGCAGGGCGTCATTACCGAGGTGAGTTACAACAAGGAAACGAAAAAGCCCGATGCGCAGCGAGCGCTGGATTTTCTCCCCTTGTTGAACGGCACCGAGAACGACGCCGAGGTCGCCCAGGCCGATATCGTGATCGAAGCAATCTACGAGAACGCCGAAGCAAAACGTGCACTGTATGCCAAGCTAGAACCACAGCTCGGCGAGCAAGCGATTCTCTGTTCCAACACTTCCACGATCCCCATCACAGAGCTAGCCCACGGCCTGGAGCATCCTGAACGATTCTGCGGCTTACATTTCTTCAATCCCGTGAGGCAAATGCCGCTGGTCGAAGTGATACGTGGCAAGCAAACCTCGGGCGACACGATTGCCACCGCGGTGGCCTACGCCAAGGTCATCGGCAAGTCGCCGATTGTTGTCCAAGATGGGCCCGGTTTCTTGGTGAATCGTGTGTTGCTGCCGTACATGAACGAAGCGTTGTTGCTGCTGGAGTCGGGTGCCTCGATCAAGGCAGTCGACAAAGCAGCTAAATCGTTCGGCATGCCGATGGGGCCGATCGAGTTGTACGACACCGTGGGTCTCGACATCGCCCTGCATGCCGGCAAAGTGATGCATGAGGCGTTTCCCGATCGCGTGGTCCCTTCAAAGATCTTGCCCGCGATGGTCGAAGCGGGCCGGATCGGCAAAAAGGCTGACAAGGGTTTCTTCGACTACATGACCGACAGCAAGGGACGCACCAAGTCGCAACCCAGCCCCGAGGCGGCTGCAATCATCGAGAAGGTTTCCGCAGGTGAATGCGCGGACGATCTCACAGATCGCCTGTTCCTGCCGATGCTGCTTGAAGCAACGCGGGTGGTCGAGGATGGTATCGTGACGGATGTGCGGGACGTGGATTTGGGGCTCATCTATGGCATCGGGTTTCCCCCGTTTAAGGGGGGGCTGTTTTTCTGGGCCGACACGCTGGGCGCTGCGGCGATTGTAGAGAAGCTCGAGAGCTTTCAGCCGTTGGGTGAGCGGTATGCTCCGACCAAGATGCTGCTGGAGCATGCAGACAAGGGGAAAGCGTTCTATCCCAAGCTTTAA
- a CDS encoding DUF4430 domain-containing protein → MKTSLSSPDDATSRNSSRPWLLPLLLLLVLGGVVLSNRFGLNAPNHDSIPEATHWTPSAQPTGETVGLEIDFGNGATRRFDKLLWQPDMTVADVLSAASHFRPGIGFSQFGTGESGLLTEIDGLKNEGMNARNWLYEVADKPGTVSFCLQKVAPGELVRWRFTDASDEQ, encoded by the coding sequence ATGAAAACATCGCTCTCAAGCCCAGACGACGCAACCTCTCGCAATTCCAGCAGACCGTGGTTGCTACCGCTGTTGTTGCTCCTGGTTCTGGGGGGGGTAGTCCTCTCCAACCGATTTGGCCTGAATGCTCCCAATCACGACTCTATCCCGGAAGCGACTCACTGGACACCTTCGGCGCAGCCGACAGGCGAAACCGTCGGCTTGGAAATCGATTTTGGCAACGGCGCAACAAGACGATTTGACAAGCTCCTCTGGCAACCAGATATGACCGTGGCTGACGTACTCTCCGCGGCCAGCCACTTCCGCCCAGGAATCGGCTTTTCTCAGTTCGGCACGGGTGAAAGCGGCTTGCTCACCGAGATAGACGGCCTCAAGAACGAGGGGATGAACGCGAGAAACTGGCTCTACGAGGTCGCCGACAAGCCGGGAACAGTAAGTTTTTGCCTGCAAAAGGTCGCCCCGGGAGAGCTCGTCCGCTGGAGGTTTACGGATGCGTCGGATGAACAGTAG
- a CDS encoding DUF6580 family putative transport protein, whose translation MKNKDSLRDLSVFGLLLAIGVAGRWAQPDWNFTPLAAVTVIGGYYFRSLLAAVLLPVGILAVSDLILPAHNSVAVQISVHVMMLVPLLLGRMAQHSQGWQRVSLGVLGGVLPATAFFVVTNFVHWASTGMYEKSLTGLTVCYVAGLPFYRAMLAGDVFYLAVLVTCLTIATARTPQRVRVRA comes from the coding sequence ATGAAAAATAAAGATTCCCTTCGTGACTTAAGCGTCTTTGGACTCTTGTTGGCCATCGGTGTTGCCGGGCGCTGGGCACAGCCTGACTGGAACTTTACTCCGCTGGCTGCTGTGACCGTCATTGGAGGTTATTACTTCCGCTCATTGTTAGCAGCGGTATTGTTGCCCGTGGGGATACTGGCAGTTTCGGACCTCATCTTGCCCGCACACAACAGCGTGGCTGTTCAAATCTCGGTACATGTCATGATGCTAGTACCGCTTCTCTTGGGTCGCATGGCTCAACACTCCCAAGGCTGGCAGCGCGTGAGTCTGGGTGTACTGGGAGGCGTGTTACCCGCGACAGCTTTCTTTGTCGTGACCAATTTCGTCCACTGGGCATCGACCGGCATGTACGAAAAGTCACTCACAGGACTCACGGTCTGCTATGTTGCCGGATTGCCCTTCTATCGCGCGATGCTCGCCGGCGACGTGTTCTATCTTGCCGTGCTAGTGACCTGCCTGACGATTGCTACCGCGAGAACACCTCAAAGAGTGCGCGTGCGGGCTTGA
- a CDS encoding histone deacetylase family protein — protein sequence MVLLYTSPRFLLHHTGNHPECAARLEHIVRHLEATGLKDRCTLAEWLPAENAVLGSVHEEKMIRNLEQLANTGGGRADADTVICPESFDVAKLAAGAVCDATTRVLHGEDRRALCLVRPPGHHALRETAMGFCLLNNIALAAQTALDQGVERVLIIDWDVHHGNGTQAIFYDEPRVAFFSVHRWPFYPGTGDADETGTGAGLGTTHNLPLQFGISQRDYRDAVLRDLEEFAARMRPQLVLVSAGFDAHRTDPIGSLGLEVEDFQWLTTAAVEVANTYAEGRLVSTLEGGYNPPVLAECVATHLEGLL from the coding sequence ATGGTCCTTCTCTACACTTCACCGCGATTCCTGCTGCACCACACCGGCAACCATCCCGAGTGCGCCGCGCGACTGGAGCATATTGTCAGGCACTTGGAAGCCACGGGCCTCAAGGATCGCTGTACCTTGGCCGAGTGGCTCCCCGCGGAAAACGCGGTACTTGGATCGGTCCACGAAGAGAAGATGATTCGCAACTTAGAACAATTGGCGAATACAGGGGGTGGCCGCGCCGATGCTGATACGGTGATATGCCCCGAATCGTTCGACGTAGCAAAGCTTGCTGCGGGGGCCGTGTGTGATGCGACCACTCGCGTCCTTCATGGCGAAGATCGCCGCGCTCTGTGCCTCGTGCGACCGCCGGGGCATCATGCCTTGCGCGAAACGGCAATGGGATTTTGTCTGCTCAACAACATCGCCCTGGCAGCCCAGACGGCACTCGACCAGGGAGTCGAGCGCGTGCTCATCATCGATTGGGACGTGCATCACGGCAACGGCACCCAGGCGATCTTCTACGACGAACCCCGCGTGGCGTTTTTCTCTGTCCATCGCTGGCCTTTCTATCCCGGCACGGGCGATGCTGACGAAACGGGCACCGGTGCGGGTCTTGGAACCACGCACAATTTGCCACTGCAATTCGGTATCTCACAGCGCGACTATCGGGACGCGGTTCTCCGCGACCTGGAAGAGTTCGCCGCGCGCATGCGTCCCCAGTTGGTACTCGTGAGCGCCGGCTTCGACGCCCACCGTACCGACCCCATCGGTTCCTTGGGCCTGGAGGTAGAGGATTTCCAGTGGCTGACCACCGCGGCAGTGGAAGTCGCCAACACCTACGCCGAAGGCCGCTTGGTGAGCACGCTCGAAGGGGGCTACAACCCGCCGGTGCTGGCCGAGTGTGTGGCTACTCACCTGGAGGGGTTACTTTGA
- a CDS encoding helix-turn-helix domain-containing transcriptional regulator: MALTSDYQEELLERLSDPEYAAGYISACAAEGQEEFLLGLRNVTEALGGVGQLASTTELNRQGLYDMLSEDGNPRLSSLFSVFGAIGMQLGCVPASK; this comes from the coding sequence ATGGCATTAACGAGTGATTACCAAGAAGAGTTGCTAGAGCGATTGAGCGATCCTGAGTATGCCGCCGGATACATCTCAGCATGTGCTGCAGAAGGCCAGGAGGAGTTTTTGCTCGGGCTTCGCAATGTCACAGAGGCCCTCGGCGGCGTTGGCCAACTCGCATCAACGACTGAGCTCAATCGGCAGGGACTCTACGATATGCTTTCCGAAGATGGCAATCCCAGGCTTTCAAGTCTTTTTTCTGTTTTTGGTGCGATAGGGATGCAATTGGGCTGCGTACCTGCCTCAAAGTAA
- a CDS encoding type II toxin-antitoxin system RelE/ParE family toxin, with product MDAQEQRIRIYHTREGKRPFSKWFAKLRDRRAQQRIDARLTRVALGNFGDCKPVGEGVLELRIDYGPGYRVYLGRDGEELVILLTGGDKSKQSRDIATARDYWADYKSRKEENTNGINE from the coding sequence ATGGATGCTCAGGAGCAACGAATCCGAATTTATCATACGAGGGAAGGTAAGCGTCCTTTCTCGAAGTGGTTTGCTAAACTTCGAGACCGCAGAGCCCAGCAGCGTATTGATGCAAGGCTTACTCGCGTCGCTTTGGGAAATTTCGGAGATTGTAAGCCAGTAGGTGAAGGTGTTTTAGAGCTTCGCATTGATTACGGTCCGGGTTATCGGGTGTATTTGGGGCGAGATGGTGAGGAACTAGTTATTTTGTTGACTGGCGGAGACAAGAGTAAACAGTCAAGAGATATCGCGACGGCTAGAGACTATTGGGCTGACTATAAGTCTCGGAAAGAGGAGAACACCAATGGCATTAACGAGTGA